CGCGGCGGATGGTGCAGCCGTACGCCGGCGCGGGGCTGCTGGACTACGGCTGCGGCGACGGGACGTTCCTGGCGATGGTGCACGACCTGTTTCCCGACGCGGTGGGTGCGGAGATCGACCAGGCGCTCGTGGACGGCGCGCGCGAGCGGTTCCGCGCCCTCACCGGCCTGGCGTTCGTCCACGCGGGAGACGAGCTCGACGACCTGCCTGCGGCCGGGTTTGGCGTGCTCACCTGCATGGAGGTGCTGGAGCACTGCACGTCCGAGACGGTGGAGCGGGTGCTGGGGCAGCTGAAGCGGCTGGCGGCGCCCGGCGCGGCGGTGATCATCAGCGTTCCGGTAGAGACGGGGCCGGCGCTGCTGGTGAAGCAGGCGGCGCGCGCGGTCGCGGGGCTGCGCGGCATCAGCGGCTACCAGGAACGCGAGCGGTACGCGCCCGGCGAGCTGGTGCGCATGATCGCCGGCGCGGCGGTCGATCGGCCCGTGTACGAATCGCGCTTTGCCGACGGCACTCCCAACCGCTACCACGGACACAAGGGCTTCAACTGGCGCGCGCTCGCGGCCCGCGTCGAGCGGGACTTCGTCATGGAGCGGACGCGGTTTTCGCCCGTTCCCGCGCTGGGCCCACTGCTGAACTCCCAGGCCTGGCTCCTGTGCCGCCCCAGGTGAGCGCCCGCGTCGGAATCGTCTACGATTACGCCGCCGAGAACTGGCCCAGCATGGACCTGGTCGGGGACCTGCTGGTCCACGCGCTGCTCGGCCACGCGCCGCAGTTCGCGCCGGAGCGCATTCAGCCACGCATGCCGCGCCTCCTCGGAGGGTGGGCGGGGGGAGCGGGGCACAACGCCGACCGCCTGATCGGGCGGCACGTGGCCTACCCGCGGTGGTTGCGCCGGCATGGCGGGGGGAGGGACCTGTACCACGTGGTGGACCACAGCTACGCCCAGCTCGTCCACTCGCTCCCCGCCAGCCGTACCATCGTCACCTGCCACGACCTGGATGCCTTCCGCTCGCTCCTGCAGCCGGAGCGCGACCCGCGGCCGCTGTGGTTCCGGGCGATGATGAAGCGCGTCCTGCTCGGCCTGCAACGGGCGGCCCACGTGGTCTGCGACAGCGACACGGTCCGCGATGAGCTGCTCCGCCACCGGCTCGTTCCCGAGAGCCGCGTGACCACCATCGCGCTGGCGGCGCATCCCGATTTTCACCCCGGGCCCGATGCCGATGCGGATGCGTATGCGGAAACGCTGCTTGGCCCGCCGGACGCAGTCGACATCCTGAACGTCGGCAGCACGGCGCCGCGCAAGCGCATTGGACTGCTGCTGCGCGCCGCCGCTCCCGTGCTGGCGGAGCATCCCCGGGCGCGCATCGTTCGCGTGGGCGGACCGCTGGAGCCGGAGCCGCGCAGGCTGGCTGAGGCACTGGGGATCGCGGCCCGCATCGTAGAGGTGCCGTGGGTCGATCGCCCGCGGCTGGCCGCCATCTACCGGCGCGCCGCACTGGTCGTCAGCACGTCGGAGCGTGAAGGCTTTGGGCTGCCCCTGGTGGAGGCGATGGCCTGCGGCGCTCCCGTGCTCGCCAGCGCCCTCGGCGTCTTCCGCGAAGTGGGTGGTTCGGCGGTGGAATACGTGGACGGCGACGATGCCGCCGCCTGGTCCGCCGCCCTGGACGCCGCGCTCACCCGGCTGGCCGATCCTTCCGCACGGATCGCCGCCCGCGCCGCGTCCCTCCTCCGCGCCCAGCTGTACCGCGTCGACCGGTTCGCCCCGGCGATCACGGCCGTCTACGACCGCGTGCTCGCGGAGGCGGCGTGAGCGCGCGGCTGAAGGTGGTGCACGTCGGCAAGTTCTATCCGCCCTACCCCGGGGGGATGGAAAGCCACCTCGCCACGCTCTGTGGCGAGCTGGCCAACGACGTGGACATGCGCGTGATCGTCGCCAACGACGGCCCCGGGACGGTGTCCGAGACGGTGGACGGCGTTCCCGTGCTGCGGATCGGCACGGCGCTTTGGATCTCGTCCGCGACCGTGAATCCGGGGATGGCCACCGCCATCCGCCAGTCGGGGGCGGACGTGGTGCACCTGCATCATCCCAACCCCACGGGCGTGCTTTCGTACCTCGCCAGCGGCAGCCGCGCGCCCCTGGTGGTCACCTATCACAGCGACATCGTCCGCCAGCGCGTGCTGCGGACGCTCTTCTCGCCCGTGCAGCACCGCTTCCTGCGCCGCGCGCACGCCATCATCGCCAGCTCTCCCGACTATGCGGCCAGCTCGCCCGTGCTGCGGCGCCACGCGGACCGCGTGCGGGTGATCCCCTTCGGCATCCGCCCGGACGACGCGGGCACGCCCGACCCGGCGACTGTCGCGGCGCTCCGGGAAAAATATGGCGCAAGGGTGGTGCTGGCAGTAGGTAGGCTGGTATACTACAAGGGTTTCGACTACCTTGTAAGGTCAATGGACAGGGTCGACGGGCACCTGGTGATCGTCGGCGACGGGCCCATGCATGGCGAGCTGGAGCGGCTGGCGGCCGAGCACGGCATCGCTGGCCGCGTGACGCTGGCGGGGCGTGTCGACAGCGTGGCATCGCACTACGCCGCCGCCGACGTGTTCGCCCTTCCCGCCACGGCGCGGAGCGAGGCGTTCGGCCTGGTGCAGCTGGAGGCGATGGCCGCCGGGCTGCCGGTGGTCAACACGCGAATCCCCAGCGGTGTGCCGTTCGTGTCGCGCGACGGCCAGACGGGGCTCTCCGTCCCGCCGCGCGACCCCGCCGCGCTGGCCGCCGCACTCACGCGCCTGCTGGACGACGCCGCGCTGCGCACGCGCCTGGGCCGGGCGGCGCGCGAGCGGGTGAGCACCGAGTTCAGCGCGGAGCGCATGGCCCGCGACACGCTGGCCCTGTACCACGAAGCCGCGGGCCGTTCCGGGCCCGCCATCCCCACGTCCAAGCCCGAATGACCTCCAGCGAAGCCGCCCCGCCGTCGCCCCTGCCTGAGCTCGAGGCCTCGTCCGACTTCTGGCGCGGACGGCGCGTCCTGGTCACCGGCGGATCGGGGTTCCTGGGCTCGCACGTCGTCGAGCGCCTGCGCGCCTGCGGGGCCGAGCCCTTCGTTCCCCGCCGCGCGCAGTTCGACCTGACGCGCCAGGCCGACGTGGAGCGGGTGTACGAGGCCGCCCGTCCGCAGCTCGTCATGCACCTGGCCGCGGAGGTGGGCGGCATCGGCGCCAACCGCGCCGCTCCGGGGCGCTTCTTCTACGCCAACGCCATGATGGGCGTGGCCATGATCGAGCAGGCGCGCGTGGCCGGGGTCGAGAAGTTCGTGCAGATCGGCACCGTGTGCGCGTACCCGAAGATCACCCCGGTTCCCTTCCGCGAAGAAGACCTCTGGGCGGGGTACCCCGAAGAAACCAACGCGCCCTACGGCATCGCCAAGAAGGCGCTGCTGGTGCAGCTGGCGGCGTACCGCGAGCAGTACGGGCTGAACGGCATCTACCTGCTGCCCACCAACCTGTACGGCCCGCGCGACAACTTCGACCCGGCCACCTCGCACGTGATCCCCGCGCTCATCCGCCGCATGGCCGAGGCGCGGCGGGATGGGGCCGAGGAGCTCCCGGTGTGGGGCACGGGCGAGGCGTCGCGCGAGTTCCTGTACGTGGACGACGCGGCGCGCGCCATCCTGCTGGCCGCCGAGCACTACGATGGTGTGGAACCCGTCAACGTCGGGATTGGTAATGAGATACGCATTCGCGAGCTGGCTGGGCTGATCGCCGGGCTGGTGGGCTTCGAGGGGCGCCTGGCCTTCGATCCCACGCAGCCCGACGGGCAGCCCCGGCGCTCCCTGGACACCAGCCGGGCCCTGCGCCTGTTCGGCTTCCGCGCGCGCATTCCCATGCACGAGGGGCTGCGCCGCACCGTAGAGTGGTACCTGAGCCAGGGTTCCTCGTAACTCCCCTTCAGCCGGTCTCCCGTGCCTGAATTCCAAGGCAACCGCCTTCTGCCCGAACCCATGCCGCCCCCGCAGCCCTCGCCGGTGCTGCGTGGCGTTCCCACGCCCGAGCGCTACGGCTCGGCGGTGGACGAGGGCATTCCCCTGGGCGAGTACCTGGACGCTCTGCGGCGCTACGCGTGGCTGATCGTGGCTGCAGTGGTCCTTTCCATGGGCTTCGTGTGGTACAAGCTGCAGCGCGAGGTTCCGCACTACGCCGCCGCGTCGACAGTGCGCCTGGTGAACGCGCGCGAACAGATGGCGGGCGGCATCGCCCCCGGGCAGGTGCAGGACGCGCAGGGCTGGTACACCGACCCCATCCTGTCGCAGATCCAGCTGCTGCGCAGCCGCGCGGTCGCCGCCGAGGTGGTCGATTCGCTGGGCCTGCGGCTGAGGCCCACGCTCCCCGGATTCCCCCGGTCGGCCATCAGGTCCATCCACGTTTCACCCGGCGCGCCCAATGGCGACACGGTGTCCTTTACCTTTCGGGCCGACCGTGTGGAGGCGCGGATGCGGGGGCGCGCCGTCGCGGCGGCCTACGGGCAGCCGCTGGACCTGGGCGCCGTGGCCGTTACCTTCGCCGGCCGGCCGGTCGGCGTTCCCACGGCCACGTTCCAGGTGGTCGACCACCAGGAAGCCGTGCTGGGCACGCTGGGGACGATGAACGTGGTGCAGCGCGAGCTCACCAACGTGATTGACATCCAGTTCACCGCCGACGACCCCGTCCTGGCGCAGAAGGCGGCCAACGCGTTCGCCGTGGCGTTCCAGAACGTCAGCATGCGCTCGGCGCAGAACATCTCGCGGCGGCGGCGCCAGTTCGTCGAGGAGCAGCTGCGCCAGACCGACGGGCTGCTGCTGGTGGCGCAGCGGCAGCTCAGCGACTTCCGCCGCGGCGTACGCGCCTTTTCGCCCCGTGAAAAGTTCCGGGTGACGGAGGAGGGGCTGGCCGGGTTCCGCCTGCAGCGCCAGGACCTGCTGAGCGAAAAGCAGATCTACGACCAGATGGCGCGCGGGCTGGCCAGCGGGACCGGCCGCGAGAGCACCGAGCAGGTGGCTGCCCTGGCCGCCTCGCCCGAGGTGTCGACCAACGCGGGGATCGTTTCGCTGTACACCACGCTGCTGCGCTACCAGAGCGACCGCGACTCGCTGACCACCGGGCGCTGGTCCCGGGCGGCCAGCAACCCCGACGTGCAGCAGCTGGATTCGCTCATCAACACCTACCGCGGCCGCCTGATGCGCGCCGTCGAGGCCCGCAGCGTCGCCCTCGCCGCGCGCATCGCCGTGCTGGACCAGGTGATGTCCGAGGACGCGGCCTCCATCTCGGGGCTTCCCGAGGCTGAGGCCGACGAGATGAGGCTTTCGCGCGAGGTGGAGACGCTGCAGAAGCTGGTGGACGACCTGCGGCGCGAGCAGCAGGAGGCGCGCATCGACGAGGCGGTGCAGGCGGGGCAGGTAGACGTCGTGGACCTGGCCATGGCCCCAGGCACGCCGATCGGCGCGGGCGCCAAGCGCCGGTTGTTGTTCGCCCTGCTGATCGGCCTGATGCTGGGCGGCGGCGGCGCGCTGGTCCTGGACCGGCTGAACACGGCCATCAGCCGCCGTGAAGACGTGGAGACCGCCATGCGCGCGCCGGTGGTGGCGGTGATCCCCCGTTTGGGCGAGCCGCCGCGCGCCGCCGGCCGCCTGGGCACCGCCAAGCTGCTGGCCCGCCGCGGCGAGCCGGAGCGTACCGAGCAGCTGGTGGCGGTGAACGACGTGCAGTCGGCCGGCTCGCAGGCGTACCGCAAGCTGCGCACGCACCTGATCTTCGCGCAGCACGGCATGGCCATGCGCACTCTGCTGGTCACCAGCCCGGGCGCGTCGGAGGGCAAGACCACGGTCACGGCCAACCTGGCCGCCACCTTCGCGCAGCAGGGGCTGCGCGTGTGCGTGATCGACGCCGACCTGCGCCGCGCGCGCCTTCACGGCGTGTACGGGCTGCCGCGGGCGCCGGGGCTCACCGAGGTGCTGCTGGGCGAGGTGCCGCTGGACGAGGCGCTGCGCCCGTCCAAGGTCGACAAGCTGCACGTGCTGGCCGCCGGCCGGCTGGTTCCCCACGTGTCGGAGCTGCTGGGCGGCCCGGGAATGGGGCGGCTGATGCGCGTGCTGAGCGGCGTGTACGACCTGGTGGTGGTCGACACGCCTCCGGTGCTCGCCGCCGCCGACGCCGAGATCCTGGGCGCCCAGTCCGACGCCCTGCTGATGGTGGTGCGCGCGGGGCAGACGGAGCGCCACAGCGCGCAGCACGCCGCCGACCAGCTGCGCGCGGTGGGCGCGCGCATCGTGGGCATCGTGCTCAACGACCCCGACCAGAAGATCGGGGGCCACGAGAAGTACGCCTACTACTACGACTCCTACGCGGACGAGGTAGAGGCGGACGGGGCGTGAGCGCCGGCGCACAGCAAGACGGGCCGTCCACGAGGGCGGCCCGTTTGCTTCATTCAGGCCCCTCGTCGCGCCCGGAGCCGTGTCATCGCATCCTTCATCGGGGGACGAAAATTTGGTCCGGCCTGTGGCTCAACCGGGGCGGGCCGAAGCCGACCGGGGTGCGACCGATCCAGGGACCTGGCCCGCGCGTTGAACCCGCGTGCCCCAGAGCGTATATTGATCGGCCTGCATTCTAGCGATCATCAACGAGATCATCAGCGACGGGAGGTGCCCGATGGCCGGGCATAGCAAGTGGAAGCAGATCAAGCACAAGAAGGCGCTCACCGACAACCGTCGCGCCGCCACCTGGACCAAGAAGATCCGTGAGATCACCGTCGCCGCCAAGGAAGGCGGCGGCGACCCCGCGGGCAACCCGCGGCTGCGCCTGGCCATCGACACGGCCAAGTCGGTGAACATGCCCAACGAGAACATCGAGCGCGCCATCAAGAAGGGCACGGGCGAGCTCGAGGGGGTGAACTACGAGGAGATCACCTACGAAGCGTACGGCCCCGCCGGCGTCGCCATCATGATCGAATCGCTCACCGACAACGGCAACCGCACCGTCGCCGACATCCGCCGCTGGCTCTCGCGCAACGGCGGCAACCTGGGCAGCTCCGGCAGCGTGGCCTGGATGTTCGACCGCCGTGGCCAGATCTCCATCGACGGCTCCAAGCACGACGAGGAGACGGTGATGATGGCGGCGCTGGACGCCGGCGCCCTGGACGTGGAGACCGGCGAGGACGGCCACACGGTCTACACCGAGGTCGCCGACTTCCACGCGGTGCAGGACGCGCTGCGCGCCGCGGGCATCGAGTGGGAAGACGCCGAGCTGGCGATGGTCCCCAAGACCGAGATCCGCGTGGAGGGCGCCGACGCCGAGCAGCTCGTCAAGCTGCTGGAACTGCTGGAAGAGCTGGACGACGTGCAGAAGGTTTACACCAACGCCGATCTTGACGCCGACGCCCTGGCAGGGGTGTGAGCCTGGGCCTTCCCCCGTCCGAGTCCGTGGTGCTGGGGGTGGATCCCGGCACGGCGGTCACCGGATACGGCGTCGTCCGCCGGGCCGCGGACGGCGCCCTTTCGCTGCTGGAGTGCGGCGTCGTCCGCACCGATCCCAAGGATGACCTCGCGGACCGGTTGCGCGTGATCTTCGAGGGCCTTTCGGAAGTCATCGAGCGTACCAGGCCCGCGGTCGTCTCGGTCGAGGGCGTGTTCTACGCCAAGAACGTCCGCACGTCCGTCGTCCTGGGCCACGCCCGCGGCGCCGTGCTGCTCGCTGCCGCGCTCAAGGGGCTGCGCGTGGCCGAGTACCCCCCCGCCGAGGTGAAGGCCGCCGTGGTGGGCGCCGGCCGTGCGACCAAGGACCAAGTGGGGCTGATGGTGCAGCGCCACCTGAAGCTGCGCGAGGTCCCCCGTCCCCACGACGCGGCGGACGGCGTGGCGCTCGCGCTCACGCACTGCTTCCGCGGCTTCGGCCCGCAGCTCAAGGCGCCGATTCCCCTTACGTTCGCGAACCTGCAGAAGCTGGGAGGCCGCCGATGATCTCGCGCATCCGCGGCGAGCTGATCGTCCGCGACCTGGAACGCGTGGAGGTGATGACCTCCGGCGGCGTGGCGTACGAAATCTCCATCCCCACAACCGTCTTCGAGCGCCTGCCGCGCCTGGGCGAGCAGGTGACCATCCGCACCTACCACTTGGTGCGCGAAGACGCGGTGATGCTCTTCGGGTTTCTCGACGACACCGAGAAGACCGTGTTCACCCGGCTGCTGGCCGTGAACATGGTGGGCCCGCGGCTGGCGCTGGGCCTCCTTTCGGCGCTGACGGCGGAGCAGGTGGTGCGCGCCGTACGCGAGCGGAACGCGGCGGCGCTGACGGCGGTGTCGGGCGTCGGCAAGAAGACGGGCGAGCGCATCGTCCTGGAGCTGACGGGCAAGCTGGACGACATCGCCTTCGCCTCGTCCGCGCTCGGCCAGCGTGCCCCCGCCGCCGAAGAGGCCCTGCGCGCCCTCACCGCGCTGGGCGTCACCACGGCGGACGCGGACCGCGCGGTGCGCTCCGTCGTCCAGGAGAAGGGAAGCCTCTCCGCGCCGGAGCTGATCCGCGAGGCGCTCGCGCGGCTGAAGTAAAGGCGGGCAGCGCCCGATCCCCTTCCGCCTTCGGCGGGAGGGGATCTTCGCGTAAAACCTCTGGTGTGATCCGAAGAAAAGCCGTACATTGTTGACGGACGGCATTCCACGACCCGGAACCATCGCCTGATGTCCCAGCAGCAACCGCGCTCCGAGATCACCACGCCCGCCGCGCTGACCGACGAGGAAGGCAGCGAGCTCAGCCTGCGCCCGCAGCGCCTGGCTGAGTTCATCGGGCAGGACAAGGTCAAGGAGTCGCTGCAGATCGCCATCGACGCGGCGCTCAGCCGCCGCGAGCCGCTGGACCACACCCTGTTCTACGGCCCGCCCGGGCTGGGCAAGACCACGCTGGCGCTGCTGATGGCACGCGAGCTGGGCGTCAACATCAAGATCACCGCCGCCCCCGTGCTCGAAAAGCCGGCGGACCTGGTCCGCGAGCTGACCACGCTGCGTGAGGGCGACATCCTCTTCATCGACGAGATCCACCGCCTGCGTCCCATCATCGAGGAGTTCCTGTACCCCGCGATGGAGGACTGGCGGATCGACGTGCGTCTTTCGGACGGGCCGCATGCGCAGATGATCTCCATGCCCATCGAAAAGTTCACGTTGATCGGGGCCACCACGCGCTATGGCCTGCTCACGCCCCCCATGCGCGCCCGCTTCGGCATCGTGCAGCGGCTTCACTACTATCCCGTGCAGCACCTGGCCTTCATCGTGGAGCGCACCGCTGAGATCCTGGGCGTGGGGTGCGAGAAGCACGGGGCGATGGAGATTGCGCGGCGGTCGCGGGGCACGCCGCGCGTTGCCAACCGGCTGATGCGCCGCGTGCGCGACTACGCCCAGGTGCGCGCGGACGGCGTGATCACCCGCGAGGTGGCCGACGCGGCGCTGCTGATGCTGGACGTGGACGAGTTCGGCCTGGACGAGATGGATACGCGGGTGCTGCGCAGCATGATCGAGCAGTTCGGCGGCGGGCCCGTGGGGCTGAATACCCTGGCCGTGGCCATTGGTGAGGACGCCGGGACGCTGGAAGAGGTGTACGAGCCCTTCCTGATCCAGAACGGTTTCCTGATGCGCACGCCGCGCGGACGCGTGGCGACGGCGCTGGCCTACCGCCGCTTCGGCTACGCGCCACCGGTGGACGGCGCCGGCGCCAACCTCCCCGGCATGTTCGGCGGGGCGGCGGGACCGGTGCAGCCCAACCTGTTCGACGCGTGACGGAGCGCGCGTTCCGCACGTCGGACTTCGATTTTCACCTTCCGCCGGAGCAGGTAGCCCAGGCTCCGGCGGAGCGGCGCGACGCCAGCCGGCTGCTGGTGGTGGACCGCTCCACCAGCGAACTGCACCACGGCGTCTTTTCCGACCTCCTGGAATACGTGCCCGCGGGAGACGCCCTCGTGCTGAACGAGACGCGCGTCTTTCCCGCGCGCCTGCTCGGGCGCAAGGCCACGGGTGCCGCCGCCGAGGTGCTGCTTCTGCACCCGCACGGCGGCGAGGAAAAGGTGTGGACGGCGCTCGTACGCCCCGGCGCCAAGCTCAAGCCCGGGCGCACGGTGGAGGTGGGCGAGGAGCTTTCGGTGGAGATCGTGGACTCCACCCCCGGCGGCGAGCGCATCGTGCGGCTGGTGACGCCGCTGCCCCTGGCCGAGGCGCTGGACCGCTACGGCGAGGTGCCGCTGCCGCCCTACGTGGAGCGGAGCGCGACGGAGGCGGACCGCGAGCGCTACCAGACGGTCTACGCGCGCGAGCGGGGCTCCGTCGCCGCGCCCACGGCGGGCCTCCACTTCACCCCCGAGCTGATCGCGGCCTTCGAGGCCAAGGGCGTGCGCATCGCCCGCCTGGTCCTTCACGTGGGCGTCGGCACCTTTCGCCCCGTTGAGGCCGAGGACCCCGCCGAGCACCGCATGCACTCCGAGTGGTACAGCGTGTCCGGCGAGGCGGCGGCGGCCGTCAACGAGACGCGCGCGGCCGGCGGCTCCATCTGGGCCGTCGGCACCACCGTCGTGCGCACGCTGGAGTCCGCGGCCACGGACGACGGCCTGGTGCACGCGGGCGACGGGTGGACGGACATCTTCATCCGCCCGCCGTACCGCTTCAAGGCCGTGGACCACCTGGTCACCAACTTCCACCTCCCGCGGAGCACGCTGTTGATGCTGGTGGCGGCTTTGGGAGGATACGAACGGGTGATGAGGGCGTACAGCGAGGCGGTAGAGCGCGGATACCGGTTCTTTTCCTACGGTGACGCGATGGTCCTCCTGTGACGGCTTCCGGATGGTGGTAAGACGTGGTCTAAATACCCTGAAACAAACCACTTGCGCAACAGCGGACCGGCGATCATCATTCGTCCGGTCCGTTTGCATTTTGCTCACCCGAGGGACGGGGACCATGGGTCCGATGCTCAGGTGGTTCGTCTTCACGATCGCGTTCGGCCTGCTGCCGTTCGGGGTTTCGATGCTGCTGAACGAGTTCGGCGGGGCCGTGTCGGCGCGGCGCTGACCTCGCCCGCGTTGCTCTTTTTCGCCGTGATGGTGTGTGCCGCCCAGGTCAGCGGACTCCTGGTTACGCTCTCCGCCGAGGAGCCGATCTCTCCGAGCCGGCGCGACCTGCTGTCGGCTTGTTTTGGCGTGTTCCTGCTGGGCGGCGTGTTCTCCGCCATGCTGTACGGGGTCTACGTGAATCATGAATTCAACGACCCCGGGGCGCGGTGGAACGCAACGTGTTCACGTGCTGGCGTAAAACTGGACGGTTGTGCGGAATGGCTGACTTTTCGCATGAACCTGTTTACGTTTTCCATTTGGGTGGCCGCGTTCGCGGGATTGGTGGGTACCTGGGCCGAGTGGATGAGGAGCCGAGCATGAACATCGAAACGTTCAACCAGACCGTCCTGATCCTGGGTTGGGTCGTGGTCGGGCTGATGGGGGTTGTTGGCGTGGTCAGCTTTGCGGTGGTGATGTACGAGGACCACATCGCGCCGAAGAAGTGCGCCGCATTCCCGGAGCGGCGGGTGGGGCCGGCGGACCGGCGGGTGCACATCAGGACGCGCTGACGTGGCCGAATGCAGGTCGCGCCTTGCCGTCGCCCCCCGCATCCGCCAAACTACCGGCCTGCCGACGCATGCGGGTGACGGCGCGGGTTTGACCAGGGGAGGCGCAGTCTGTTCGAGTTCCAGATCCACGCGACCGAAGGCGCCGCGCGTACGGGCACGCTCACGCTGCCCCACGGGCAGGTGCAGACGCCCGTGTTCATGCCCGTCGGCACGCAGGCGACGGTCAAGACGCTGACGCCCACCGAGGTGGCGGGGCTAGGCGCGCAGATCATCCTGGGCAACACCTACCACCTGTACCTGCGCCCCGGGCACGACCTGGTGCGCGAGATGGGCGGCCTTCACCGCTTCCAGGGGTGGGACGGGCCGATCCTGACGGACTCGGGCGGGTTCCAGGTGTTCTCTCTTTCCGACATCAACACGATCGAGGAAGAGGGCGTCACCTTCCAGAGCCACATCGACGGCTCGCGCCACCTGTTCACCCCCGAGCGGGTGATGGAGATCGAGCGGGCGCTGGGGGCCGACATCATCATGGCCTTCGACCAGTGCCCGCCGGGACAGTCGTCGCGCGAGGTGGCGACAGAGGCGTACGAGCGCACCCTGCGCTGGCTGGAACGCTGCCGCCGCCGCTTCGGCGAGCTGCCGGGCGAGGACCCGGAAGGCCCGGTGCAGACACTGTTTCCCATCGTGCAGGGTGGGGTGTACGAGGACCTGCGGCGCGAATCGGCGCGGGCCACGCTTTCGGCGGGCGACTGGCACGGCATCGCCATCGGCGGGCTGTCGGTGGGCGAGCCCAAGCCGAAGATGCACGCCATGCTCGAGGCCGTGCAGCCGGAGCTTCCGCCCGGGCTGCCGCGCTACCTGATGGGCGTGGGCTACCCGGACGACCTTCTGGAGGCGATCGCCCGGGGCGTGGACATGTTCGACTGCGTGGCGCCCACCCGGAACGGGCGCAACGGCGCGGTGTGGATCGCGGGCGAGGGGCAGGCGAACATCAAGCAGCACCGCTTTCGCGCCGACCCGGGGCCGCTGGATCCCGAGTGCGACTGCTACACCTGCCGCACCTACACGCGGGCGTACCTGCGCCACCTGTTCGTGGCGGGCGAGGGGCTGAGCATGCGGCTGCTCTCCATCCACAACCTGCGGTTCCTGGTGCGGCTGGCGGAAACGTCGCGCGAACGGATCGCGGCGGGCGACTTCACCTCGTGGAGCCGCGCCTGGCTGGACCGCTTTCACGCGGGCAAGGCGGCCCGCGCCAACGCCTGAACATCGGCACATCAACCCACGGCTGAACCGGATCGATGGAACTCCTTCTTCTCGCGCAGGCTTCGGGGCAGGGCCAGGGCAGCTCGCTGCTGGGGTTCATGCCCATGCTCATCATCATCGTGATCTTCTACATCGTCTTCTTCGTTCCGCAGCGGCGGCAGCTGAAGGCGCACCAGGAGATGGTGAACAGCCTGCAGCGCGGCGACCAGGTGGTCACCGCGGGCGGGCTGATCGGCGAGATCACGGGGATCAAGGACGACCAG
This genomic interval from Longimicrobium sp. contains the following:
- a CDS encoding class I SAM-dependent methyltransferase — encoded protein: MNGDNAELIASGEYARKQLSGGAGLIGWSHERRFRTARRMVQPYAGAGLLDYGCGDGTFLAMVHDLFPDAVGAEIDQALVDGARERFRALTGLAFVHAGDELDDLPAAGFGVLTCMEVLEHCTSETVERVLGQLKRLAAPGAAVIISVPVETGPALLVKQAARAVAGLRGISGYQERERYAPGELVRMIAGAAVDRPVYESRFADGTPNRYHGHKGFNWRALAARVERDFVMERTRFSPVPALGPLLNSQAWLLCRPR
- a CDS encoding glycosyltransferase family 1 protein, with product MSARVGIVYDYAAENWPSMDLVGDLLVHALLGHAPQFAPERIQPRMPRLLGGWAGGAGHNADRLIGRHVAYPRWLRRHGGGRDLYHVVDHSYAQLVHSLPASRTIVTCHDLDAFRSLLQPERDPRPLWFRAMMKRVLLGLQRAAHVVCDSDTVRDELLRHRLVPESRVTTIALAAHPDFHPGPDADADAYAETLLGPPDAVDILNVGSTAPRKRIGLLLRAAAPVLAEHPRARIVRVGGPLEPEPRRLAEALGIAARIVEVPWVDRPRLAAIYRRAALVVSTSEREGFGLPLVEAMACGAPVLASALGVFREVGGSAVEYVDGDDAAAWSAALDAALTRLADPSARIAARAASLLRAQLYRVDRFAPAITAVYDRVLAEAA
- a CDS encoding glycosyltransferase; this translates as MSARLKVVHVGKFYPPYPGGMESHLATLCGELANDVDMRVIVANDGPGTVSETVDGVPVLRIGTALWISSATVNPGMATAIRQSGADVVHLHHPNPTGVLSYLASGSRAPLVVTYHSDIVRQRVLRTLFSPVQHRFLRRAHAIIASSPDYAASSPVLRRHADRVRVIPFGIRPDDAGTPDPATVAALREKYGARVVLAVGRLVYYKGFDYLVRSMDRVDGHLVIVGDGPMHGELERLAAEHGIAGRVTLAGRVDSVASHYAAADVFALPATARSEAFGLVQLEAMAAGLPVVNTRIPSGVPFVSRDGQTGLSVPPRDPAALAAALTRLLDDAALRTRLGRAARERVSTEFSAERMARDTLALYHEAAGRSGPAIPTSKPE
- a CDS encoding GDP-L-fucose synthase, giving the protein MTSSEAAPPSPLPELEASSDFWRGRRVLVTGGSGFLGSHVVERLRACGAEPFVPRRAQFDLTRQADVERVYEAARPQLVMHLAAEVGGIGANRAAPGRFFYANAMMGVAMIEQARVAGVEKFVQIGTVCAYPKITPVPFREEDLWAGYPEETNAPYGIAKKALLVQLAAYREQYGLNGIYLLPTNLYGPRDNFDPATSHVIPALIRRMAEARRDGAEELPVWGTGEASREFLYVDDAARAILLAAEHYDGVEPVNVGIGNEIRIRELAGLIAGLVGFEGRLAFDPTQPDGQPRRSLDTSRALRLFGFRARIPMHEGLRRTVEWYLSQGSS
- a CDS encoding polysaccharide biosynthesis tyrosine autokinase → MPPPQPSPVLRGVPTPERYGSAVDEGIPLGEYLDALRRYAWLIVAAVVLSMGFVWYKLQREVPHYAAASTVRLVNAREQMAGGIAPGQVQDAQGWYTDPILSQIQLLRSRAVAAEVVDSLGLRLRPTLPGFPRSAIRSIHVSPGAPNGDTVSFTFRADRVEARMRGRAVAAAYGQPLDLGAVAVTFAGRPVGVPTATFQVVDHQEAVLGTLGTMNVVQRELTNVIDIQFTADDPVLAQKAANAFAVAFQNVSMRSAQNISRRRRQFVEEQLRQTDGLLLVAQRQLSDFRRGVRAFSPREKFRVTEEGLAGFRLQRQDLLSEKQIYDQMARGLASGTGRESTEQVAALAASPEVSTNAGIVSLYTTLLRYQSDRDSLTTGRWSRAASNPDVQQLDSLINTYRGRLMRAVEARSVALAARIAVLDQVMSEDAASISGLPEAEADEMRLSREVETLQKLVDDLRREQQEARIDEAVQAGQVDVVDLAMAPGTPIGAGAKRRLLFALLIGLMLGGGGALVLDRLNTAISRREDVETAMRAPVVAVIPRLGEPPRAAGRLGTAKLLARRGEPERTEQLVAVNDVQSAGSQAYRKLRTHLIFAQHGMAMRTLLVTSPGASEGKTTVTANLAATFAQQGLRVCVIDADLRRARLHGVYGLPRAPGLTEVLLGEVPLDEALRPSKVDKLHVLAAGRLVPHVSELLGGPGMGRLMRVLSGVYDLVVVDTPPVLAAADAEILGAQSDALLMVVRAGQTERHSAQHAADQLRAVGARIVGIVLNDPDQKIGGHEKYAYYYDSYADEVEADGA
- a CDS encoding YebC/PmpR family DNA-binding transcriptional regulator, with the translated sequence MAGHSKWKQIKHKKALTDNRRAATWTKKIREITVAAKEGGGDPAGNPRLRLAIDTAKSVNMPNENIERAIKKGTGELEGVNYEEITYEAYGPAGVAIMIESLTDNGNRTVADIRRWLSRNGGNLGSSGSVAWMFDRRGQISIDGSKHDEETVMMAALDAGALDVETGEDGHTVYTEVADFHAVQDALRAAGIEWEDAELAMVPKTEIRVEGADAEQLVKLLELLEELDDVQKVYTNADLDADALAGV